The sequence AGAGCGAGAATTCTAAAGGCGGAAATGATTATTGGGTTATAAAGCTTAACGCTGAAGGAAACATTGAATGGCAAAAAACCATTGGAGGAAATAATGATGACAAACTGTACTCGATTATTCAAACACTAGACGGAGGTTTTCTATTAGGAGGTTTATCGAAATCTGGCATTTCTGGTGATAAATCCGAAGTATCAAGAGGTGGATTTGATTATTGGGTTTTAAAATTGAGTGTGTCAGGTGAAATAGAATGGCAGAAAACCTTGGGAGGAAATAGTTCTGATAGTTTACTTTCAATTCTACAAAATCCTGATGGCACTTATATATTAGGCGGATATTCAAGTTCTGGAATATCAGGCGATAAAACAGTATCAGCAATTGGAGATCCTGATGTTTGGATTTTGAAAATTAATGCTATAGGAAGTATAATTTGGCAAAAAGCATATGGGTATATGGGGAATGGACAGACTCTGCATAATTTAGTCGCAACATCGGACGGCGGATATATATTTAGTAGCACATTAAACGGTACTAATTTTTGGGTAACTAAAATTAATAGTACCGGAACACTGCTCTGGGACAAAGTTATTTGGGGAAATGGTAATGACTGGTACCCCAGAATTGCAGCTACTTCAGACAATGGATATATTGTGGCTGGTGGCTCAGATTCTAATGTTTCGGGTGACAAAACTGAAAATTCTCAAGGAGGGTTTGATTATTGGGTATTAAAGCTTAATAATCTAGGGGAGATTGAGTGGCAAAATACAATTGGTGGTAATTCCTTGGATGGTCCCTTTTCGGTAATTCAAACACTCGATGGTGGATATATGGTTGGAGGCTATTCGATCTCCGATATTTCAGGCGATAAAACCCAAAATTCGAAAGGAGAATTGGATTATTGGATTGTAAAAATAAATCCACAAGGAATTATTGAATGGCAAAATACGTTAGGAGGTAGCGCAAGCGAGAGATTAGATGTAGTTCTTCAATTAATCGATGGTAGCTATATGCTCGGCGGATATTCACCCTCAAACATTTCTGGTGATAAATCCGAAGATTCTCGGGGAGACATTGATTTCTGGATCATAAAACACGCTGCCACGTTAGGTCTCGAAGAAAACCCCTTCACCTCCACAATAACCCTATACCCAAACCCCGCAAAAAACACATTACAACTCAACACCCAAGACCAAACCATAAACCAAGTAAACATTTATACAATGGCAGGCAGTAAAGTTTTACAACTGGATATTAATATCGTTTCCCCAACCGTAGATGTTTCAAGTTTGGCTACAGGAGTTTATTATATTCAGCTGTATTCTGGAAAAAATGTGGCTTTGAAAAAGTTTATTAAAGAATAAAGGGAGAAATCGATACTTCGACTTCGCTCAGTAATCTAAAAAGTTGAAACTGAAATCGGAGTTGAAGTTGAAACTAAAGAATTCTGAATTATTTGTCTTATGTCTTAAGTCTTTCAGCGCAGCGGTCTTAAGTCTGCCTTTAAAACCTTTATCTTTAAAGCCAATTCAATTGGTCTATGAGCAAACTTATTTCAAAAAAGAAACCCGCCTACCCTATTACCGAAGCGCTTTCAAAATACCTTACCCGTAACGGTAGAAACATTAAAATTCCTATTTATTATGACGATTTGCTGCGCTTTCAGGGCTCTGTAAATGTTTATGACAAAAACGGAAACGATACATTGTGGGTAAGCGTTTACTATTCAGAATTTGAAACCGAAGAAATAAACCAAAGTTTAAAGCGAATGTATTCAATACTACATTCCGACGGAAGCGATACTTTACTGCCATACATAAACATAGACAGCATCGATTTTTGCACTTTTGGCAATTCCAAACCTTTTAGAATTAAAGTGCGAAATATATTAAACGACAATTACATTTTCCTCTACATAAAAAAGGCTGATGCCTCTCGAATTTATGGTTTAGAATTAGAACACTTACTTTCTCCTAACCACATCACCTTTTTGGTACACGGTAATACCGTTATAGAAGAGCACATTTCTGGCATTCCTGGAGACGATTTTATTGAAAACAATCTCGATACATGTTCAGATAGAGACAAAATGGAAATCGCCAAGGAGTTTGTTAAATTCAACGAACGCTGCTTTGTGCGGTTATTGGGCGATATGCGTTCCTATAATTATGTAATGGTGCTAACCCACGATTTTGATCGAATCCAATACCGAATTCGCGCAATAGATTTTGACCAGCAAAGCTATGAAGGCAATGTAAAGGTCTACAAACCCCAGTTTTTGAAAGAAAACAATAAGCTTGTAACTATGACGATGGAATTGCTGCAGGAAGCTTCCATAGAACAATATAAAAACGAAGAACGCTCCCTACTCGCCAAAAGAGCGACAAGTGCAAAAAACCGTTTAAAGGAATTGATAGATTGCATGCGTGATGACAACATCGCACCACCCGAAAAAATAAAAGAATTAAAGATGAGTCTTTTAGATCTTACGGGAGATGTAAACTTCAAAAAATCTAAAAATATGGGCGAAATTTTAAAAAGCGCGCTAGATTTTGTTATCCGAAATTATCAAAGCGAAAATCCGTATATAATCTCATAACCTAAAGGACATAGGACTAAAGGACGTAAGACAAAAAGGAAATATGAAAATTTGTGTTTTATTTTTTAATCAGAATACTATAAGTCCAAATTAGCAATAAAAGCTATCCTAATTCCCAAGTCCTATAATCCTACGTCAAAATCAATTAAAATAGTATTTCCAGGTTTCACAACTATTCTGAAATAATAATAAATATTCAATATCCTATCTTATGCGTGCATCGTATTTATTACCTTTAGCGAGCTAAGTACAAATTCAAAAATCAACTACAATGAATATTAAGAAGGTGTTAGTTGCCAATCGCGGCGAAATTGCAATACGGGTTTTACGTGCCTGTGCAGAAATTAATTTAAAAACAGTCGCCATTTATACCTATGAAGACCGCTATTCGCAACATCGATACAAGGCAGATGAATCCTACCAAATAGGTGAAAACGACCAACCTTTAAAACCGTATTTAGATGGCAACGCAATCATTGCTTTGGCAAAATCGAAAAATGTAGATGCCATACATCCTGGATATGGATTTTTATCTGAAAACTCAGAATTTGCTCGAAATTGTGCCAAAAACGGAATCATTTTTATAGGCCCAGACCCAAAAGTA comes from Aequorivita sublithincola DSM 14238 and encodes:
- a CDS encoding T9SS type A sorting domain-containing protein, giving the protein MKKLITLLAILLCTFAIYAQDPNILWQRTIGGSGEDNLHTMITTTDGGFLVGGHSKSDISGEKSENSKGGNDYWVIKLNAEGNIEWQKTIGGNNDDKLYSIIQTLDGGFLLGGLSKSGISGDKSEVSRGGFDYWVLKLSVSGEIEWQKTLGGNSSDSLLSILQNPDGTYILGGYSSSGISGDKTVSAIGDPDVWILKINAIGSIIWQKAYGYMGNGQTLHNLVATSDGGYIFSSTLNGTNFWVTKINSTGTLLWDKVIWGNGNDWYPRIAATSDNGYIVAGGSDSNVSGDKTENSQGGFDYWVLKLNNLGEIEWQNTIGGNSLDGPFSVIQTLDGGYMVGGYSISDISGDKTQNSKGELDYWIVKINPQGIIEWQNTLGGSASERLDVVLQLIDGSYMLGGYSPSNISGDKSEDSRGDIDFWIIKHAATLGLEENPFTSTITLYPNPAKNTLQLNTQDQTINQVNIYTMAGSKVLQLDINIVSPTVDVSSLATGVYYIQLYSGKNVALKKFIKE